In uncultured Sunxiuqinia sp., the following proteins share a genomic window:
- a CDS encoding family 78 glycoside hydrolase catalytic domain — MMFFYSLDSLTKKKLKEMKTQITTVLLFLVMSNFIYAQSNVVSVRNLRCEYLTNPLGVDSPNPRLSWMMTDPSLDARQLAYQILVSTDSTLITKGVGDVWDSGRVVSDAMLARYAGNKLEPFTKYFGSVAIWNSKDEKARSSIFSFETGMMGMGNWSGAWISDNKSIDEKAAPYFRKEFETGKKIKSARVYIAAAGLYELYINGEKVGNHVLDPTYTRFDRRNLYVTFDITHQLQKGENAIGVLLGNGWYNHQSTAVWDFHRAPWRNRPAFCLDLRVTYDDGQTEIITSGKDWKTSLSPVIFNSIYTAEHQDARLEQPGWSKPGFDASKWNDVIYRSAPSANIVSQLMHPIRHVKKIPAKSIRQLNDTTFVFDLGRNIAGVSQITVEGPEGTVLHLKHGERLYENGQVDLSNIDVHYRPTDDSDPFQTDIYILNGKGKETFIPYFNYKGFQYVEVTSSKPVQLTKESLVGYFMHSDVPSIGKLKSTNPIINKIWEATNNSYLANLYGYPTDCPQREKNGWTGDAHIAIETGLYNFDAITIYEKWLADHRDEQQPNGVLPSIIPTGGWGYEWGNGPDWTSTIALIPWNIYLFYGDESLLEASYEDIKRYVDHITDISPSGLTTWGLGDWVPVKSKSPVELTSTCYYYADAIILSKAAKLFGKRADAEKYSALAKTIKKAFNEKYFHPKTKTYASGTQTELSAPLYWGLVPDNEKKTVAANLAKRVEADHFHLDVGLLGQKTILNALSENGYAEVAYKVAAQETYPSWGWWMVNGATTLLENWDIHATNDISMNHIMFGEIGAWLYKGLGGLYPDSDNPGFKNVILKPSFVSALNGIEVSHQSAYGELKSAWSQTKRSVIYSVTIPANSTADFYVPMGYAIKKISDATSGNKIELIANENESWKLLAGAYIIELIK; from the coding sequence ATGATGTTTTTCTATTCGCTGGATTCATTGACTAAAAAGAAGCTGAAAGAAATGAAAACTCAAATCACAACAGTCCTTTTATTCCTCGTAATGAGCAATTTTATTTATGCTCAATCCAACGTGGTTTCTGTCAGAAACCTTCGTTGCGAGTATTTAACAAACCCACTGGGGGTGGATTCTCCGAATCCGCGTCTTTCGTGGATGATGACCGACCCAAGCCTTGATGCTAGGCAGCTTGCTTATCAAATCCTGGTTAGCACAGACTCTACTTTAATCACAAAAGGTGTCGGAGATGTCTGGGATTCGGGTAGAGTGGTATCTGATGCGATGCTTGCCCGCTATGCCGGAAATAAGCTAGAACCGTTCACCAAATATTTTGGGTCTGTTGCCATTTGGAACAGTAAAGATGAGAAAGCAAGGTCCTCCATCTTCAGTTTCGAAACCGGTATGATGGGAATGGGAAACTGGAGCGGGGCGTGGATCAGTGACAACAAAAGTATCGATGAAAAAGCTGCGCCTTATTTTCGAAAAGAATTTGAAACCGGCAAAAAGATAAAGTCAGCGAGGGTATACATCGCTGCAGCTGGGTTATATGAACTCTATATTAACGGAGAAAAAGTAGGTAACCACGTGCTTGATCCGACTTATACCCGCTTTGATCGTCGGAACCTGTATGTGACCTTTGATATAACCCATCAACTGCAAAAAGGAGAAAATGCGATTGGGGTATTGCTCGGCAATGGCTGGTACAACCATCAATCCACCGCTGTTTGGGATTTTCACAGAGCACCCTGGCGGAACCGTCCCGCTTTTTGTCTGGATTTGCGTGTTACCTACGATGATGGCCAGACCGAAATAATCACCTCAGGAAAAGATTGGAAAACCTCGCTTAGCCCGGTTATCTTCAATAGCATATATACGGCAGAACACCAGGATGCGCGGCTGGAGCAACCAGGCTGGAGCAAGCCGGGTTTCGACGCCTCCAAATGGAACGACGTGATCTACCGGTCGGCTCCTTCTGCAAATATTGTTTCACAACTAATGCACCCGATCCGCCATGTGAAAAAAATACCGGCAAAAAGCATCCGACAACTGAATGACACCACCTTTGTTTTTGATTTGGGCAGAAATATTGCCGGAGTGAGCCAAATTACGGTTGAAGGACCAGAGGGTACCGTTCTTCACCTGAAACATGGTGAACGGTTGTATGAAAACGGGCAAGTGGACCTCTCAAACATAGATGTTCATTACCGACCAACAGACGACTCAGATCCTTTCCAAACAGACATTTATATTCTGAATGGAAAAGGGAAAGAAACGTTTATCCCGTATTTCAACTACAAAGGATTCCAATATGTTGAAGTCACTTCGAGCAAGCCCGTTCAGCTGACGAAAGAAAGTTTGGTCGGCTATTTTATGCATAGTGATGTACCGTCAATCGGGAAGTTAAAGTCAACCAATCCGATCATCAATAAAATCTGGGAGGCCACCAACAACTCCTATCTGGCAAATCTATATGGTTATCCAACCGACTGTCCGCAACGCGAGAAGAATGGTTGGACGGGCGACGCTCACATCGCGATTGAAACTGGCCTATACAACTTTGATGCAATTACCATTTACGAAAAGTGGCTGGCCGACCATCGTGACGAACAGCAACCAAACGGCGTTTTGCCATCCATCATCCCCACCGGAGGATGGGGATATGAGTGGGGAAACGGCCCTGACTGGACCAGTACCATAGCGCTCATCCCGTGGAATATTTACCTGTTTTACGGCGATGAATCCTTGCTTGAAGCGTCGTACGAAGATATCAAACGTTATGTCGATCATATTACTGATATCAGCCCCTCCGGATTGACCACCTGGGGATTAGGTGACTGGGTGCCAGTGAAATCAAAATCGCCAGTTGAATTGACTTCTACCTGCTACTATTATGCAGATGCGATCATTTTATCGAAAGCTGCCAAACTGTTCGGGAAACGTGCTGATGCAGAAAAGTATTCAGCGTTGGCGAAGACTATAAAGAAAGCATTCAACGAAAAGTATTTTCACCCGAAAACCAAAACCTATGCGAGCGGGACGCAAACCGAGCTCAGCGCTCCACTGTATTGGGGCTTAGTTCCAGACAATGAAAAAAAAACGGTTGCGGCCAATCTTGCGAAACGGGTCGAAGCAGACCACTTCCATCTCGATGTTGGCCTACTGGGACAAAAAACAATACTCAATGCATTAAGCGAAAACGGCTATGCTGAAGTTGCCTATAAAGTAGCTGCACAGGAAACTTATCCATCGTGGGGTTGGTGGATGGTAAATGGAGCTACAACATTGTTAGAAAACTGGGACATTCATGCCACAAACGACATCTCTATGAATCACATCATGTTTGGAGAAATTGGTGCCTGGCTATACAAAGGTCTTGGAGGCTTATATCCCGATTCGGATAATCCGGGTTTCAAAAATGTGATCTTGAAGCCATCATTCGTATCTGCGCTTAATGGTATCGAAGTGTCACATCAATCGGCATACGGAGAACTAAAATCAGCTTGGTCACAAACAAAAAGATCTGTCATTTACTCGGTAACCATCCCTGCAAATTCAACCGCTGACTTTTATGTTCCGATGGGTTATGCTATTAAAAAAATCAGCGATGCCACATCAGGCAACAAAATCGAGCTTATAGCGAACGAAAATGAAAGCTGGAAGTTACTAGCTGGAGCCTATATCATCGAATTAATCAAATGA
- a CDS encoding sugar-binding domain-containing protein, which translates to MRKTILFITLSLFLGNSYAQWSPAGDKIKTKWAEEIDVNNVLPEYPRPMMERADWKNLNGLWEYAIKKVGSPEPSGFDGEILVPFAVESSLSGVQKRVGDDNELWYRRLFTVPSNWKNKKVLLHFGGVDWRSDIWINDIKVGTHEGGYAPFSFDVTPFLTKSGKQKLVVKVWDPSDKGYQPRGKQVSRPEGIWYTPVTGIWQTVWLEPVAEKYIEYIRTAPDIDKNRLSVELLSNGTNYTDVYQVEVFDGTTKIATVKASTNQSIDISIPDAKLWDTDSPFLYDLKVSLFSDGKVIDQVDSYFAMRKVSTRRDEHGIVRLQLNNQDVFQFGPLDQGWWPDGLYTAATDEALKYDIVKTKNFGYNMIRKHVKVEPARWYTHCDQLGILVWQDMPNGGHSPQWQNRKYFDGTELKRSTESEANYRAEWKAIMDFLYSHPSIVCWVPFNEAWGQFKTKEIVEWTKAYDPSRLVNPASGGNHYPVGDMLDLHNYPHPDMYLYDAQRATVLGEYGGIGLALEEHLWATDRNWGYVQFKNKNQVTDEYVKYGKQLLNLIKAGFSAAVYTQTTDVEGEVNGLMTYDRKVIKIDEDRVKAINQKICNSLNKD; encoded by the coding sequence ATGAGAAAAACAATCCTATTCATTACACTAAGCTTATTCTTAGGAAATTCATATGCACAATGGAGCCCGGCAGGTGATAAAATTAAAACCAAATGGGCCGAAGAAATTGATGTTAACAATGTTCTGCCCGAATATCCACGTCCAATGATGGAACGGGCAGACTGGAAAAACCTGAACGGACTATGGGAATATGCCATCAAAAAAGTGGGGTCGCCTGAACCTTCCGGTTTCGATGGTGAAATTTTGGTTCCATTTGCTGTTGAATCAAGTCTGTCAGGCGTTCAAAAACGTGTGGGCGATGACAACGAACTGTGGTACAGACGCTTATTCACTGTTCCTTCAAACTGGAAAAACAAAAAAGTACTACTTCACTTTGGTGGGGTCGACTGGAGATCTGATATCTGGATTAACGACATCAAAGTGGGAACACACGAAGGAGGTTATGCGCCATTTTCGTTTGATGTGACTCCATTCCTGACAAAATCAGGCAAGCAGAAGTTGGTGGTAAAAGTTTGGGATCCTTCGGACAAGGGATACCAGCCACGCGGAAAACAAGTGAGTCGCCCGGAAGGTATCTGGTACACGCCAGTAACCGGAATCTGGCAAACCGTTTGGCTGGAGCCTGTAGCCGAAAAATACATTGAGTATATACGCACAGCACCTGACATCGACAAAAATCGCCTTTCAGTTGAATTACTCTCAAACGGAACCAATTACACAGACGTTTATCAGGTCGAAGTATTTGATGGTACAACAAAAATTGCGACTGTGAAAGCATCAACCAACCAATCGATCGACATCTCCATTCCGGATGCCAAACTATGGGATACCGACTCACCATTTCTTTACGATTTGAAAGTTAGCTTATTCAGCGATGGCAAGGTGATTGATCAGGTGGACAGCTATTTTGCCATGCGCAAAGTATCTACCCGACGCGACGAGCACGGTATTGTCCGTTTGCAATTGAACAACCAAGATGTATTTCAGTTTGGCCCGTTAGATCAGGGATGGTGGCCTGATGGCTTGTACACAGCAGCAACTGACGAAGCACTAAAATACGACATTGTAAAAACTAAGAATTTCGGCTATAACATGATCCGCAAGCACGTGAAAGTTGAGCCTGCTCGCTGGTACACACATTGTGATCAACTGGGAATTTTGGTTTGGCAAGACATGCCCAACGGAGGCCATTCGCCACAATGGCAAAACCGGAAGTATTTTGATGGAACAGAACTGAAAAGAAGTACAGAGTCGGAAGCTAACTATCGCGCGGAATGGAAAGCCATTATGGACTTCCTATATTCCCATCCGTCAATCGTTTGCTGGGTTCCGTTTAACGAAGCTTGGGGACAATTTAAAACCAAAGAAATAGTAGAGTGGACAAAGGCTTATGATCCCAGCCGTTTAGTCAATCCGGCAAGCGGTGGTAACCACTATCCCGTGGGCGACATGCTTGACCTGCACAACTACCCGCATCCTGATATGTATTTGTATGACGCGCAACGAGCTACTGTTTTAGGCGAATACGGCGGCATCGGTTTAGCTCTGGAAGAGCACCTTTGGGCAACCGACCGCAATTGGGGATACGTTCAATTTAAGAACAAAAACCAAGTGACCGACGAATATGTGAAGTATGGCAAGCAATTACTGAACCTCATTAAAGCTGGATTTTCCGCAGCGGTTTATACCCAGACAACCGATGTCGAAGGCGAAGTTAACGGACTGATGACCTACGATCGAAAAGTCATTAAAATTGACGAAGACAGGGTAAAAGCAATCAACCAAAAAATTTGCAACTCATTGAATAAGGATTAA
- a CDS encoding RagB/SusD family nutrient uptake outer membrane protein: protein MPKDNLPDPLFWKTPADYMKEVNQLYDRTETFGTKDTDSDIGFELNTNSVSNGTFSAPNSDGDWSDRFVDLRQCNTIIEKSESYERDFSEIERYVAEARFFRAYTLWRLMKKFNDVPILTKPLTIESPELYGKRDPQKEVEDFILSELEDIYTMLPKQSELSSTEMGRVTQGTALALKARVALFSGTWAKYHQHRTDYGQLLDQAIVAAERVIDSKEYSLFEGEGEDSYRYLFIDEGDNTKEEIFGSRYFEDIRMHSTAHSVFWGWRGTPTKKLADMYLCKSTGLPIEHAGSGFHGYETIADEFEDRDPRMNQTILMPGTPYRNAQHGDDICSSKFTTRPETRTGYKLWKFMGEIFGKTSTSDTYDYHIIRYAEVLLILAEATFEKDGNISDDVLNKSINVVRSRKGVEMPPLTNQFVQVNGLNMQMEIRRERTVELAFEGFRRDDLRRWKTAETEMKGAIMGIKYTGTEYEEQQALNSGYSGLIDESGFLVIEPEANRFFTTPKHYYYSIPLDELYLNTNLAPNNPGW, encoded by the coding sequence TTGCCTAAAGATAATTTGCCTGATCCTTTATTCTGGAAAACTCCGGCTGATTATATGAAGGAAGTTAACCAGTTATACGACAGAACTGAAACCTTCGGCACAAAAGATACCGATAGTGATATAGGATTCGAACTTAACACCAACAGTGTTAGCAATGGGACTTTCAGTGCTCCTAATTCTGACGGGGATTGGTCTGATCGTTTTGTCGACTTACGCCAGTGCAATACCATCATTGAAAAAAGTGAATCTTATGAACGGGACTTTTCGGAAATAGAACGATATGTTGCCGAAGCACGCTTTTTCAGGGCATATACTCTTTGGCGCTTGATGAAAAAATTTAATGATGTTCCCATTCTGACAAAACCTCTGACTATTGAATCTCCCGAATTATACGGAAAAAGAGATCCGCAGAAGGAGGTAGAAGATTTTATACTCTCAGAACTTGAAGATATCTATACAATGTTGCCAAAACAAAGTGAATTGAGTTCAACTGAAATGGGCCGTGTTACACAAGGAACTGCATTGGCCTTGAAAGCGAGGGTGGCACTATTTTCCGGCACATGGGCCAAATACCACCAGCACCGTACGGATTATGGACAACTACTCGATCAGGCCATAGTAGCGGCTGAACGTGTAATTGATAGTAAGGAATATTCCTTATTCGAAGGCGAAGGTGAAGATAGCTATCGCTATTTGTTTATAGATGAAGGAGATAATACTAAAGAAGAAATCTTCGGCAGTCGTTATTTTGAGGATATACGGATGCATTCAACAGCACATTCTGTATTTTGGGGATGGAGGGGTACACCGACAAAAAAATTGGCAGATATGTATCTCTGTAAATCAACAGGATTGCCTATTGAACATGCTGGATCGGGTTTTCACGGTTATGAAACCATCGCAGATGAATTTGAAGACCGCGATCCACGAATGAATCAGACAATATTGATGCCGGGAACGCCATATCGCAATGCTCAACACGGAGATGATATCTGTTCCTCTAAATTCACCACGCGTCCTGAAACAAGAACCGGTTACAAACTATGGAAGTTTATGGGCGAAATATTCGGAAAAACTTCGACGAGTGACACTTATGATTATCATATTATTCGTTACGCGGAAGTGTTGTTGATATTGGCCGAAGCAACATTTGAAAAAGATGGGAACATTAGTGATGACGTTCTTAATAAATCAATCAATGTCGTTCGTTCAAGAAAAGGAGTTGAAATGCCTCCTCTTACAAACCAGTTCGTTCAGGTTAACGGGTTGAATATGCAGATGGAGATTCGCCGTGAACGAACCGTTGAACTTGCTTTCGAGGGGTTCAGGCGCGACGATTTAAGACGCTGGAAAACTGCTGAAACTGAAATGAAAGGCGCGATAATGGGAATAAAATATACAGGAACCGAATATGAAGAACAACAAGCCTTAAACAGTGGCTATTCCGGATTGATAGATGAGAGTGGATTCCTCGTTATTGAGCCGGAAGCAAACCGTTTCTTCACCACGCCAAAGCATTATTATTATTCCATTCCTTTGGATGAATTATACTTGAATACGAACCTGGCCCCGAATAATCCTGGCTGGTGA